Proteins from a genomic interval of Polaribacter sp. Q13:
- a CDS encoding M23 family metallopeptidase: MGNKNKKKGKLKQKLTDKYRLVVLNEDTFEERFSLKLSRLNVFVFGGFFSILLIAGTILLIAFTPLKEYIPGYSSTSLKRKAANLTFEADSLKIKLTVLENYTKALKPVLTGEIEPESIDSIQNETRHRLIDESALSATKEDSLFREKVESENRFAIEQNAQSNVKIVFFAPLNGTISQGFDATSKHFAVDITAKTGTPIKATADGTVIFSGWTTETGYVIILKHAKDYISVYKHNGNLLKKQGDFVKSGEVIASVGSTGELTTGPHLHFELWSGGYAVNPTNFIDFK; this comes from the coding sequence GTGGGGAATAAGAATAAAAAGAAAGGAAAACTTAAACAAAAACTAACTGATAAATACCGGTTGGTGGTTTTAAATGAAGACACTTTTGAAGAGCGTTTTTCTTTAAAACTATCAAGATTAAATGTATTTGTTTTCGGTGGATTTTTCTCTATATTGTTAATTGCTGGTACTATTTTATTAATTGCTTTTACTCCCTTAAAAGAATATATTCCGGGTTACTCTTCTACTTCTTTAAAAAGAAAGGCTGCCAATTTAACTTTTGAAGCCGATTCTTTAAAAATTAAATTAACTGTTTTAGAAAACTATACAAAAGCATTAAAACCTGTTTTAACAGGTGAAATTGAACCTGAAAGCATCGATTCTATACAAAACGAAACAAGACATCGATTGATAGATGAAAGTGCGTTAAGTGCTACTAAAGAAGACTCTTTATTTAGAGAAAAAGTAGAAAGTGAGAATCGTTTTGCCATTGAACAAAATGCTCAAAGCAATGTTAAAATTGTATTTTTTGCACCTTTAAACGGTACTATTTCTCAAGGTTTCGACGCTACCTCTAAGCATTTTGCCGTAGATATTACCGCAAAAACAGGTACACCAATTAAAGCAACTGCAGATGGTACTGTTATTTTTTCTGGTTGGACCACAGAAACAGGTTACGTTATTATTTTAAAACATGCTAAAGATTATATTTCTGTATACAAACACAATGGAAATTTACTAAAAAAACAAGGAGATTTTGTAAAATCTGGCGAAGTAATTGCCAGCGTAGGTTCTACGGGAGAATTAACCACAGGACCACATTTACATTTTGAACTCTGGAGCGGTGGTTATGCCGTAAACCCAACAAATTTTATAGATTTTAAATAA
- the nadD gene encoding nicotinate (nicotinamide) nucleotide adenylyltransferase, which produces MKIGLYFGTFNPIHIGHLIIANHMVEYADLDEIWMVVTPHNPFKKKSSLLDNHHRFEMAYRATENYPKIKPSNIEFKLPQPNYTVHTLAHISENYPDKEFCLIMGEDNLKSLHKWKNYETILEHHHIYVYPRIADGKVEHQFKNHPKIHKVEAPIVQISSTAIRNGIKNQKNVQPLLSKEVWEYVDEMNFYRK; this is translated from the coding sequence ATGAAAATAGGTTTATATTTTGGTACATTTAACCCAATCCATATAGGGCATTTAATTATTGCCAATCACATGGTAGAATATGCAGATTTAGATGAAATTTGGATGGTTGTAACGCCACATAATCCCTTTAAGAAGAAAAGCTCTTTACTAGACAATCATCATCGTTTTGAAATGGCTTATAGAGCAACAGAAAATTATCCGAAGATTAAACCTTCTAATATTGAGTTTAAATTACCACAACCCAACTATACTGTTCATACATTAGCTCATATTTCTGAAAATTATCCAGATAAAGAATTCTGTTTAATTATGGGTGAAGACAATTTAAAAAGTCTGCATAAATGGAAAAATTATGAAACTATTTTAGAGCATCATCACATTTATGTATACCCAAGAATTGCTGACGGAAAAGTAGAGCATCAATTTAAAAATCACCCTAAAATTCATAAAGTAGAAGCACCCATTGTACAGATTTCTTCTACTGCGATTAGAAACGGAATAAAAAATCAAAAAAACGTACAACCTCTCTTATCTAAAGAGGTTTGGGAATATGTTGATGAAATGAACTTTTATAGAAAATAA
- the gmk gene encoding guanylate kinase — MSDFKGKLFVFSAPSGSGKTTIVRHLLKQERFNLEFSISATSREPRGEEKDGEDYYFINLREFKDKIKADEFLEWEEVYRDNFYGTLKSEVERIWALKKHVIFDIDVVGGLRIKKKYPNETLSVFVKPPSVDELKIRLKKRSTESEDKINMRIAKASVELATAPQFDKIIKNYILEDALQEAEDLMSDFLELN; from the coding sequence ATGTCAGATTTTAAAGGAAAATTATTCGTCTTTTCGGCGCCTTCTGGTTCAGGAAAAACAACTATTGTACGCCATTTATTAAAGCAAGAAAGATTTAATTTAGAATTTTCTATTTCTGCTACTTCTAGAGAACCTAGAGGTGAAGAAAAAGACGGAGAGGATTATTATTTCATCAACCTAAGAGAATTTAAGGATAAAATTAAGGCTGATGAATTTTTAGAATGGGAAGAAGTATACAGAGATAACTTTTACGGCACTTTAAAAAGTGAAGTTGAGCGCATTTGGGCGTTAAAAAAACATGTTATTTTTGATATTGATGTAGTTGGAGGCTTACGTATTAAAAAGAAATACCCAAACGAAACATTGTCTGTTTTTGTAAAACCACCAAGTGTAGATGAGTTAAAAATTCGTTTAAAAAAACGTTCTACAGAAAGTGAAGATAAAATAAACATGCGTATTGCAAAAGCTTCTGTAGAATTAGCAACCGCACCACAGTTTGATAAAATTATAAAGAATTACATTTTAGAAGATGCTTTACAAGAAGCAGAAGATTTAATGAGTGATTTTTTAGAGTTAAACTAA